The following DNA comes from Triticum aestivum cultivar Chinese Spring chromosome 3D, IWGSC CS RefSeq v2.1, whole genome shotgun sequence.
GGCACGAACTTAGTTCAAATACAAAATCAACATTGAGGATTCGACTTTGTAGATGCGCTTTATACATCTCTGACTCCAATGTTTGAAGAGCCCAAGAGAAACTGGATCTTAGACATATCTGGTCTTCCCATGAAAACCCTGCTTCTTCACCTGTGAATTCATCATGTAGAAATATGTCAAGAATTGATTGATGCACTTTCCAGCTAAATTAACCTCTGCTAGTTTAGCAAATGAGTGTTTCTATACCACTTTGAATGTTGACTGCAGCTTGGATAGAGCGACAGGGCACTCTCCCTTCTCATCATACTCATCAAACTCTCCTTCAGAAAGATCAATGTCAAATGGTGTCCCATGTACCTTAAAGAAGAGGGAGATTATTAGAACACCAATAAAACCATAACAAGCATGCTGCGAGAGTGAGGAACACATAGATTGTCAAATATAGCTATCAAGCAATGCTTACTTGCTTCATATGATAAACTAAAATCCACATATCTGCAGTACATAACATAATGGTAGTGGTACTGGGTAACTGCAACTCAAGCTCTTAGTTTGATTATAAGTTGTCCCTTTCGATCTGGGTGGAGCATAGAAGAACGTAATTACTTTCTCTTATATATACTATGTGGGATGAAGAAACACACATTTTGAAAGAGCCCAGGAAGAACACATACAGAAATCACAGATTTGCTTGTCAAAAAACAAGGCGTATTGTTTTCTGTTCGTGGAAAAGAAGACAGACAATGAATAAACTAGAAGGAATATCTGTGTTCTCAGATGCAATATAAACAGAGGTATCATTGTAATGTAAACACATTATATTAGTTCTTTTTTGTTCAATGACACACATGATATTAATTCATAAGCAAAATGATGCAAAAACCAATAATACATAGAAGCAACCATGAATTCATCAGCAGGTACATAACAGTGAAACCAATGAGTCAAGCTCGCATTGAACAAATGCAACATTAGAGCTCAGTTCTAGGCTTCTAGCACATAAATTGTCTGGGCAAAATTAATTACTAGTTACAAAACAATATAGTAAGCTGACTGCAAACAAAAATCCAGCACATTCTTTTATAATGTGACCATACAGACTGTTAATACTCGTGGATGTGGTGAAAGATCAATAAATACTTACAGATTCAGCCTTCCAGCCATTACCAAAAGCGAACTCAATAGGTTCATAGCCTCTGCATTCAAAGACCATCAAACAAGTCATCTCTCCTTTCTGGCTCTGCTCAGCAGTCAGTGGTGTTCCCTGCCCAGGAATCACCACAACTGATCCCTCCCTCGAACATAACTTGCACTGAAAGAAAACCAGAACACCGTACTGATAAGACATATAACGATATCACAAAAGTATGTACTGGAGGAAGTTTTTTGCTCCTGTACACATTCCCTAGAAAGACCTAGGGAAAACACAGGCAGGGGCCTATCAAAAGTCACTAAGCAATATAATCTACCATCAGCTAATAAAACATTTAGATTTAAATTATATAAATCATAAAATGGTTTGCAATAGAAGTGCCTATTTGACAAAGTAGTAGTATCATGGAACCTATGAAGTCCCTTAAAAGTCAAAAAAAAGAGATGCTTAAGCTTCCAACAAAACAAATGTGCAACAGAGTAATGAGATCTTGCAACACTGAAGCGGAATATAAGTACTTCTCTAGCAAGGTGCAGGTGTAATGACACCAAGAGAAGGGTGTTCTACCAGCAGTTTGAAATCCTTTATATTTGGTGAAGCTCATTGCCCTAGGGTCTTTGAGATGCATAGCGTGTCCTTTTAAAACAGTTAGCACATGAATCTGTCATCAAATACTCCCtactaaagttgtactaaagctgcataaagtaatatggatcggagggagtactctCTTTGTATCTCAAAGACTGAAGGACAGTGAGCTAGCTGTCTGCTTTTAAAACGTCCTGATGGTTCCTACTGTCAATTCTAGCCAACCGGGAGAGACCTATGTCTATCCACTAAATAACTGGTTCAATGAAGGTCCATaataaataaacaaaagaaaaccaTATACGTATTAATAATACCCATTACCACAGAAATCAAGTAAATCTGTCTATCCCAGACACGTTTAGTGATAGCAATGGAGAATTGTAAGCAGATTGGTACTGTAAGCAAATATATTATGTCCCTGTTGTTTAAATAAAGATATCAGCTTGCAAACTAAACTtccattaagaaaataaaaaacaaaataagaTCGCCCTGTGTTAAATTGTTCAGTACTCATTATTCAAAAAAAAGGAGGGAGTGGCAGAAACAGTGCCAGCAATAACAAAGCCCCAGACAACACATGCAGTGTTGCAGGCTAGAAACGAGAGTTACAAGACAGTCAAAGTTCTCTAGCAAAAGCAAAGTAAACAGTCCTCCCAAAATAAGTCAAAATGACAGCTTGATGCCATCAGTCCACCTTGTATTTGTTTCATCCAAAAGATGGGCAACCTTTTGTTAAAATCCAAATCACAATATGAACATGCTATATGCGTCGTTGAAGACCTCATAAGATAATTTAAACTATTACCACATAAACAAGCAGACAGAACACATATTATATACATAATTTGTTTGGACTTCACTTGCAAAATCACATGAAACCAAAATTATCACCACACAATAGCATAGACTTAGAAGAGCTTAACCACCGTCACACAGTAACAAGTTTCCTGGACATGTATGCCAATCGTAGAAGATGACACACCTATGTTCTTAACTTTGAACACAAACTGATCCTCCACCACACTATTCGATCCCCATTTTGGTTCAAAAAAGTTCAATCCCCATCTTAATGACACCTGGCATCAAACGGTGTAAAAAGAGAACAGACTACCAAATCCCACACGGAAATTTCAACCCTATTAATTCTGCGAACAGTACACACAAGACAGGAACAAGCCGATCGATCCTATCAATGCAGAAATCCGCGTTTCCAGTCTCATCGACGACACAAAAAGTATTCTCCACAGACAGAAAGCTAAGGGCACATATGAATGAGTCCAGAGGAGGCATGCGGTGAGAGAAGGTGGCACCTTCTGGAGGAGATTGGCGGTGCCTTTGCCAGTGGGCAGTTGGACGACCTCGTCGAGGGAGACGCAGGTGGTCTTGGCGCTCGTCTCCCCGCAGCTCTCGCACCGCAGCTGCGATCGATCCGACGCAGATACGCAATCGCCGTCAGAATCATCCGAATCGGAGAGAGATGTGGCGTGAGGAAAGCGACCAGAGAGTAGGCGGAGTCAGGAAGCGAACCTTGAAGTAGTAAGGGTAGCTGGGGTCGTCGCAGCCGCCGCGGGGCTGCAGGTTGGTGAGGCCGTCGAGCTCTGCCCCCACGAGCAGCGCGAAGAACACCATCTCCCCTCCGGTCGACGGggttgccgccgcctcctcctctttcAGTCCTCGCTAGGGTTGGGGGCTTGGGTTTTTGGGTCGCGTCGGTGGCAGACGAAGCCTTGAGAGGAGAAGTGGGCGGGTTTGGGTTTGTGTGTTCGCTTTGCCTTCGCTCTCGGGGAGAAGGGGACGGGGGAGGAATATgtgtttcttctttctttcttttttgcgaaCGGGAAGAATATGTTCGGTCGCTCTGCGCTTCTCGCCGTTTCGGAACAAGTTGGACAGGAATGCCCCTGGTCTGTACTACCTCGTTTATTTCTTAGTTAACTAAAAAAGATAAATTATCTCAAATGATAAGTGTCGAGGCACGAAGCACCCCGCCCCTGACTTTTTTACAACTAAAATTGTCATCAGGAAAAAAAAGTTGCCATACTTTTCATTCGTCGTGTGCTTTTCTCAAAGTCTTTCGGTTTTCAGTCTGGTCGTTGAAGGACCGCATGTGGTATTAACGAACGTGTCATCATGTATCGTTAATAACCCCCCAGCCCCACCCCAATGCTATCGCCAGCCTGTCTATTTTGCAGGTTGCTTTTCTGAAGAAAAGCACAACAACACACTGAAATACTTTGGATTCACGCTCTGAAATGTTTTGTTTTTCTCTTGCTTTGATTTGATTCGTCTATTCTGACATGCACGAGAAAACCCTTCAAAAATGAATCTAACTCGTTGAATTATTTCGCTTCTCTGGCTACCATACTGTTCTTCAACAATCTATCTTGTAGGAGAGAATAATTTAGAAGCACTGCTGAAAACTATGATCTGAGAAGTACCTCACGCCTTATTTCCGCGATAAATCATTTCAAAGTCTTTGTACTCTAAAACAAATCTTTTCCAAAGACTCTGTTTTGCAGGAAATATCTCGGATTTCACCGAGTGCTTTGATCGATCCTCTTGACTCAAATCATATCTCAATGCCACTCTTTTGAAGATTTATTTCGCCCCGTTGTTCTCTAACAATGCAGGACTTCAATTTATGAAAACCTTCGGTAATATGCATACATTCAAGGGGAGCGTACTTTATCTTCGGACAATCTTCTATTATTTACTTGTTCGCACAATCATTGGTTACCACTACCTTTCGATGTGTTTCGTTTCGTCAACAATCGTTCAAAAAGTAAGAGGGGGATTGTTGGCGCAATATGTTGACCCcttgttgatgcggagcatccctcgaccatccccatggacgtcACACCACCATCTCAAGCACGGAGAGGACCTATGACGAGAGCTCGCGCACGTGCCATCGAAACCGAGGTTAACTCCTTCCTCTTTGAACTCCATTCAAATTCACACGAGAGTTGGGTCCTACCTCAAACGGAAGTGTTATGCACGCTCAGGTATCAAGAAGAAGACCGTGAAGAGGCAAGGACGGAGGTACAAGCAGctatggaggaggagaaggaaggaggaggaagaaggggaggtCCTGGACACTCCGGGTGCCGGCCActttggccccgggtgcccggcctcaacCTGGGCGCGGCCCCTGCCAGCCCCGGGTGCCTGGCCATGTGGGGCCCGAGTGCCCGGCCCTCCCTGGGCGCTGCccccatgtaacgccccgagaccgatgaaggaaatatgccctagaggcaataataaagttattatttatttccttatatcatgataaatgtttattattcatgctaggattgtattaaccggaaacttgatacatgtgtgaatacatagacaaacagagtgtcactagtatgcctctacttgactagctcgttgatcaaagatggttatgtttcctagccatagacatgagttgtcatttgattaaggggatcacatcattaggagaatgatgtgattgacttgacccattccgttagcttagcactcgatcgtttagtatgttgctattgctttcttcatgacttatacatgttcctatgactatgagattatgcaactcccgtttaccggaggaacactttgtgtgctaccaaacgtcacaatgtaactgggtgattataaaggtgctctacaggtgtctccaaaggtacttgttgggttggcttatttcgagattaggatttgtcactccgattgtcggagaggtatctctgggcccactcagtaatacacatcactataagccttgcaagcattgtgactaatgagttagttgcgggatgatgtattacggaacgagtaaagacacttgccggtaacgagattgaactaggtataccgacgatcaaatctcgggcaagtaacataccgatgacaaagggaacaacgtatattgttatgcggtctgaccgataaagatcttcgtagaatatgtgggagccaatatgagcatccaggttccgctattggttattgatcggagaggtgtctcggtcatgtctacatagttctcaaacccgtagggtccgcacgcttaacgttacgatgacggttatattatgagtttatgtgttttgatgtaccgaaggagtttggagtccc
Coding sequences within:
- the LOC123078396 gene encoding CXXC motif containing zinc binding protein, with protein sequence MVFFALLVGAELDGLTNLQPRGGCDDPSYPYYFKLRCESCGETSAKTTCVSLDEVVQLPTGKGTANLLQKCKLCSREGSVVVIPGQGTPLTAEQSQKGEMTCLMVFECRGYEPIEFAFGNGWKAESVHGTPFDIDLSEGEFDEYDEKGECPVALSKLQSTFKVVKKQGFHGKTRYV